From a region of the Corythoichthys intestinalis isolate RoL2023-P3 chromosome 7, ASM3026506v1, whole genome shotgun sequence genome:
- the chst14 gene encoding carbohydrate sulfotransferase 14, with product MAPRRSDSARRSCVDGGVRGPDFRSAGSAGRRHSAAVLPSVLTFLVIVASGGLLLMIEKGMLNGVETPPPRGSKRLDVGRLTGQPERVAEDVESQILQDIRNRTLSSMCGQKNMPHSVWSLTPQQRKTLLQHVLVNDEYHFLYCYVPKVACSNWKRVLKVLGGALESVDVNIKMDHQRDLTFLSSLKPEGIRYRLRHYFKFMFVREPMERLLSAYRNKFGEIESYQRKYGLEIVKRYRKNRGGKSSRGDDVTFAEFVRYLLDEDTERMNEHWMPMYNLCQPCAVNYDFIGSYEHLERDAEFVLRSVGAPPHISFPPRQSWYKPVTAETLHYYLCSLPQKLLRELLPKYILDFSLFAYPLPNTTAEHCRH from the exons ATGGCTCCACGAAGGTCGGATTCGGCGAGGAGAAGCTGCGTGGACGGCGGCGTTCGGGGCCCCGACTTTCGGAGCGCGGGTTCGGCAGGGCGCCGCCACTCCGCCGCCGTGCTGCCGTCCGTACTGACGTTCCTGGTAATCGTCGCATCCGGAGGCCTGCTCCTTATGATCGAGAAAGGAATGCTCAACGGCGTGGAGACGCCTCCGCCCCGGGGAAGCAAGAGGTTAGATGTCGGCCGGCTCACGGGCCAGCCAGAGCGGGTGGCGGAGGACGTGGAGTCGCAG ATCCTCCAGGACATCCGAAATCGGACCCTGTCGTCCATGTGCGGCCAAAAGAACATGCCGCACAGTGTGTGGTCGCTGACGCCACAACAGAGAAAGACGCTGCTGCAACACGTACTGGTCAACGATGAGTACCACTTCCTGTACTGCTACGTCCCCAAGGTGGCCTGCTCCAACTGGAAGCGCGTGCTGAAGGTACTGGGCGGCGCATTGGAGAGTGTGGACGTCAATATCAAGATGGACCACCAGCGCGACCTGACCTTCTTGTCTTCGCTGAAACCGGAAGGCATCCGCTACCGGCTACGCCACTACTTTAAGTTCATGTTTGTGCGCGAGCCTATGGAGCGCTTGCTTTCTGCCTACAGGAACAAGTTTGGCGAGATCGAGTCGTACCAGCGCAAGTACGGCTTGGAGATTGTCAAGCGCTACCGCAAGAACCGCGGTGGAAAGAGCTCGCGTGGCGACGACGTCACCTTCGCCGAGTTCGTCCGCTACCTCCTGGATGAGGACACCGAACGTATGAACGAGCACTGGATGCCCATGTACAACCTGTGCCAGCCCTGCGCGGTCAACTATGACTTTATCGGCTCCTACGAACACCTGGAACGAGACGCCGAGTTCGTGCTCCGCAGTGTCGGGGCACCGCCACATATTAGCTTCCCGCCAAGACAGTCGTGGTACAAACCCGTCACGGCGGAGACGCTGCACTACTACCTGTGCAGCCTCCCGCAAAAGCTTCTCAGAGAGCTCCTGCCCAAGTACATTTTAGACTTCTCCCTCTTTGCATATCCACTCCCCAACACAACCGCTGAGCACTGTCGACATTGA